The Glycine soja cultivar W05 chromosome 6, ASM419377v2, whole genome shotgun sequence genome has a window encoding:
- the LOC114417458 gene encoding pentatricopeptide repeat-containing protein At3g24000, mitochondrial has translation MMIQCERSSSVLKSLLQIVSPCKRDLGSFRRLWQHSESTFCVIDDRNLLRPSLNSKTGLHVLDLIDCGSLEPDRTLYNTLLKRCTQLGKLKEGKLVHFHVLNSNFKHDLVIQNSLLFMYARCGSLEGARRLFDEMPHRDMVSWTSMITGYAQNDRASDALLLFPRMLSDGAEPNEFTLSSLVKCCGYMASYNCGRQIHACCWKYGCHYNVFVGSSLVDMYARCGYLGEAMLVFDKLGCKNEVSWNALIAGYARKGEGEEALALFVRMQREGYRPTEFTYSALLSSCSSMGCLEQGKWLHAHLMKSGQKLVGYVGNTLLHMYAKSGSIRDAEKVFDKLVKVDVVSCNSMLIGYAQHGLGKEAAQQFDEMIRFGIEPNDITFLSVLTACSHARLLDEGKHYFGLMRKYNIEPKVSHYATIVDLLGRAGLLDQAKSFIEEMPIEPTVAIWGALLGASKMHKNTEMGAYAAQRVFELDPSYPGTHTLLANIYASAGRWEDVAKVRKIMKDSGVKKEPACSWVEIENSVHVFVANDVAHPQKEKIHKMWEKLNQKIKEIGYVPDTSHVLLFVDQQEKELNLQYHSEKLALSFSLLNTPPGSTIRIMKNIRVCGDCHSAIKYVSLVVKREIIVRDTNRFHHFRDGFCSCGDYW, from the coding sequence atgatgatccAATGTGAAAGGTCTTCATCGGTTTTGAAATCATTGCTCCAAATCGTATCTCCATGTAAACGAGATTTGGGTAGCTTTCGCAGACTTTGGCAACATTCTGAGTCCACTTTCTGTGTTATAGACGACAGGAACCTTCTGAGGCCGAGTCTCAACTCCAAAACCGGTCTTCACGTTCTGGACCTCATTGACTGCGGTTCGCTCGAACCGGATCGAACCCTGTACAACACGCTCTTAAAGAGGTGCACCCAATTGGGGAAGCTCAAAGAAGGAAAACTAGTGCACTTCCACGTTCTCAACTCCAACTTCAAACATGACCTTGTTATTCAGAACTCCCTTCTCTTCATGTACGCCCGCTGTGGCAGTTTGGAAGGCGCGCGCCGCCTGTTCGACGAAATGCCGCACAGGGACATGGTCTCTTGGACCTCCATGATCACCGGCTATGCTCAAAACGACCGCGCCAGTGACGCCCTCCTGTTGTTTCCTCGGATGCTTAGTGATGGCGCGGAGCCGAACGAGTTCACGTTGTCGAGCTTGGTGAAGTGTTGTGGGTATATGGCGAGTTATAATTGTGGGAGGCAGATTCATGCGTGTTGTTGGAAGTATGGATGTCACTATAATGTGTTTGTGGGGAGTTCCCTTGTGGATATGTATGCTAGGTGTGGCTACTTAGGGGAGGCAATGTTGGTTTTCGATAAGTTGGGGTGTAAGAATGAGGTTTCTTGGAATGCTTTGATAGCCGGTTATGCTAGGAAGGGGGAAGGAGAGGAGGCTTTGGCTTTGTTTGTGAGGATGCAAAGGGAAGGTTATAGGCCGACTGAGTTTACTTATTCGGCGCTTTTGAGTTCTTGTTCCAGTATGGGCTGTTTGGAGCAAGGGAAATGGCTTCATGCGCATTTGATGAAATCGGGTCAGAAGTTGGTTGGTTACGTGGGGAACACGCTACTTCACATGTATGCAAAGTCCGGCAGCATCCGGGATGCGGAGAAGGTTTTTGACAAGTTGGTGAAAGTCGATGTTGTTTCTTGCAATTCGATGCTGATAGGGTATGCCCAACATGGGCTTGGGAAGGAAGCTGCACAGCAATTTGACGAAATGATAAGATTTGGGATTGAACCCAATGATATAACATTCCTCTCTGTTCTTACTGCTTGTAGCCATGCTAGACTTTTGGATGAGGGTAAACATTATTTTGGATTGATGAGAAAGTACAATATTGAACCAAAAGTGTCACATTATGCGACAATTGTTGATCTTCTTGGCCGAGCTGGTCTTCTTGACCAAGCAAAGAGTTTCATAGAAGAAATGCCAATTGAGCCCACTGTGGCTATCTGGGGTGCTTTGCTTGGTGCTTCCAAGATGCATAAGAACACCGAAATGGGTGCTTATGCTGCTCAGCGGGTTTTTGAGCTTGATCCTTCATACCCAGGGACACATACATTGCTTGCCAATATTTATGCCTCAGCTGGGAGGTGGGAGGATGTTGCAAAAGTCAGAAAGATAATGAAAGATAGTGGAGTGAAGAAGGAGCCAGCATGTAGCTGGGTTGAGATTGAAAATTCTGTCCATGTGTTTGTGGCAAACGACGTTGCTCATCCTCAGAAAGAAAAGATCCATAAAATGTGGGAGAAGCTTAATCAGAAaattaaggagattggctatgTTCCTGACACTAGCCATGTGCTTCTGTTCGTAGACCAACAAGAGAAGGAACTAAATTTACAGTATCATAGTGAGAAGCTGGCTCTTTCATTTTCCCTTCTGAATACTCCTCCTGGATCCACTATACGCATTATGAAGAATATTAGGGTTTGTGGTGATTGCCACTCAGCAATAAAATATGTGTCATTGGTGGTGAAGAGGGAAATCATTGTGAGAGACACCAATCGGTTTCATCATTTTCGTGATGGCTTCTGCTCGTGTGGGGATTACTGGTAG
- the LOC114417459 gene encoding serine/threonine-protein kinase D6PKL1-like has protein sequence MHLSNMDTSGNTCEIVESREEIISEFKMDEKPESSCAHKSGKKYSIEDDINQLFQAIEIKSSSRSRSSSSLQKSALKRPIKVTSSQASGIGISEPVSLKQALRGLCISQASEMAALKRLTKPCSSSRVSEAGTIKRLYTAVVDEGKGNLVEISLVPEISAPSDKLSGVTISSSIDNHSSPLVDATKPKEIKTGFSSQDRIVSPPLEVEGEKPIMGIGKPILANLSPVASASEEVPEVRMDPASSSKASLGSSMSDKGHEANLPSGSCPPSSSTGNGADKYTSSNTCLSKPIFNNLNFLKKKVKQDLSSAASCSTPCTSNLDKEGGNSDFKHEMKDNAKQSPCSSNHSIEVNSINGGTDSSKSGFSLNCNKRTKFLVTKVDEKSRSKEKGEYSQSSKSSIGEYSSSTSISEESSLSSSSRGGHRPHMSKHLRWEAVRAVQQQHGNLNLKHFKLLRRLGSGDIGTVYLAELIGTSCLFALKVMDNEFLASRKKMFRSQTEREILQMLDHPFLPTLYSHIASDKLSCLVMEYCPGGDLHVLRQRQSYKSFSEQAARFYVAEVLLALEYLHMLGVVYRDLKPENILVREDGHIMLTDFDLSLRCSVNPMLVKSSSPDTDATKKTSSPCSEASCIHPFCLQPDWQVSCFTPILLSAGAKSRKMKADIASQAGPLPQLVVEPTSARSNSFVGTYEYLAPEIIKGEGHGSAVDWWTFGIFLFELLYGKTPFKGQSNEDTLANVVSQSLKFPGTPIVSFHARDLIRGLLIKDPENRLGSVKGAAEIKQHPFFEGLNWALIRCAAPPELPKFLDFGSSAPSVAANKENANDLEDIEDCEEFELF, from the exons ATGCATCTATCAAATATGGATACCTCTGGTAATACATGTGAGATAGTGGAATCAAGGGAAGAGATAATTTCCGAGTTCAAAATGGATGAAAAGCCTGAGAGTAGTTGTGCTCACAAATCAGGAAAGAAGTATTCAATTGAGGATGATATTAATCAGCTTTTCCAggctattgaaattaaaagctcATCTAGAAGTCGTAGTTCATcaagtttacaaaagagtgCTCTTAAAAGGCCAATAAAAGTCACTTCATCTCAGGCATCAGGAATTGGCATCTCAGAGCCTGTAAGTTTAAAGCAGGCACTTAGAGGGTTGTGCATCTCTCAGGCCTCAGAAATGGCTGCTTTGAAGAGACTGACTAAGCCATGCAGTTCATCTAGAGTATCAGAGGCGGGCACCATCAAAAGGTTGTACACAGCAGTGGTAGACGAGGGGAAAGGGAACTTGGTTGAAATCTCTCTAGTACCAGAGATATCTGCACCTTCTGATAAATTGTCTGGTGTAACTATATCAAGTTCAATTGATAATCATTCTAGTCCTTTGGTTGAtgcaacaaaaccaaaagaaataaaaactgGGTTTTCATCCCAAGATCGGATTGTTTCTCCACCATTAGAGGTTGAGGGTGAGAAACCAATCATGGGGATTGGAAAACCAATACTTGCAAATTTGTCACCAGTTGCCTCTGCAAGTGAAGAAGTGCCAGAGGTCAGAATGGATCCTGCTTCCTCAAGCAAAGCTTCTCTTGGTTCTTCAATGTCAGATAAGGGGCATGAAGCAAATTTACCTTCTGGATCTTGTCCACCTAGCTCTAGCACTGGAAATGGAGCAGACAAATACACAAGCAGTAATACATGTTTGTCAAAGCCAATATTTAATAACTTGAACTTCCTTAAGAAAAAAGTAAAGCAAGATTTAAGTTCTGCCGCGAGTTGCTCTACTCCATGTACTAGTAATTTGGACAAGGAGGGTGGCAATTCTGATTTTAAGcatgaaatgaaagataatgCGAAACAGTCTCCTTGCAGTTCAAATCATAGCATTGAAGTTAACTCAATTAATGGTGGCACAGATTCAAGCAAATCTGGTTTCAGCTTGAATTGCAATAAGAGAACTAAGTTTTTGGTGACAAAAGTTGATGAGAAATCAAGATCAAAGGAAAAGGGTGAGTACTCTCAAAGCTCAAAAAGTAGCATTGGTGAATATAGTAGTAGCACAAGCATCAGCGAGGAAAGCAGTCTAAGTAGTTCCAGTCGCGGTGGCCACAGGCCTCACATGTCAAAACACTTGAGATGGGAAGCTGTTCGTGCTGTTCAGCAGCAACATggtaatttaaatttgaagcaCTTTAAGCTTCTAAGGAGGCTTGGTAGTGGGGACATTGGAACTGTTTATCTTGCAGAACTAATTGGTACAAGCTGCCTTTTTGCACTCAAAGTGATGGACAATGAATTTTTGGCAAGTCGGAAGAAAATGTTCAGGTCCCAAACTGAAAGAGAGATCCTTCAGATGCTGGACCATCCATTTCTTCCTACGCTGTATTCCCATATTGCATCAGATAAGCTCTCTTGCTTGGTTATGGAGTATTGTCCAGGCGGAGATCTGCACGTGCTGCGACAGAGGCAATCATACAAGAGTTTCTCGGAACAAGCGGCTAG GTTTTATGTTGCTGAGGTTCTTCTTGCCCTGGAGTATTTGCACATGCTGGGAGTTGTATATCGTGACCTAAAGCCAGAAAATATCCTGGTACGAGAAGATGGACACATTATGCTGACAGATTTTGACTTGTCACTCAGGTGTTCTGTCAATCCAATGTTAGTCAAGTCATCTTCACCTGACACAGATGCTACAAAGAAGACGTCCAGTCCCTGTTCTGAGGCTAGTTGCATACACCCTTTCTGTCTCCAACCGGATTGGCAAGTTTCCTGCTTTACTCCCATTCTGTTATCTGCCGGAGCAAAATCTCGGAAGATGAAGGCTGACATAGCTTCTCAGGCTGGTCCTCTGCCACAGCTTGTAGTGGAGCCTACCAGTGCACGGTCTAACTCCTTTGTTGGAACCTATGAATATCTTGCTCCGGAGATCATCAAAGGTGAGGGTCATGGGAGTGCAGTAGATTGGTGGACTTTtggtatatttttgtttgagctTTTATATGGTAAGACTCCTTTCAAGGGCCAATCAAATGAGGACACATTAGCCAATGTGGTTTCACAAAGCCTTAAGTTCCCGGGTACTCCAATAGTCAGTTTTCATGCAAGAGATTTGATCAGAGGATTGTTGATAAAGGATCCTGAAAATCGATTAGGTTCTGTAAAAGGTGCTGCTGAAATAAAGCAGCACCCTTTCTTTGAAGGCCTGAACTGGGCTCTAATACGGTGTGCAGCACCGCCAGAGCTCCCCAAGTTTCTGGATTTTGGAAGTAGTGCTCCATCTGTGGCTGCAAATAAGGAGAATGCAAATGATTTAGAGGATATAGAAGATTGTGAAGAGTTTGAGCTGTTTTAG